In one Natronosalvus amylolyticus genomic region, the following are encoded:
- a CDS encoding GNAT family N-acetyltransferase, translating into MNVREATADDSQQIRSVARDSVTDSYSHFLNEKAIETALEQWYGEDIDERLTDENALFLVVEDDDEIVAFSQSELVGDTEGVGRILWLHVEPSQRGSGIGTRLLVRTRKGLLEAGCDQIQAAVLAGNEVGSEFYAGHGFTRAAEREIDIGDDTLTEHVYVESERETGDDWRALEEVMENGDTLYVSYGEPVRGSVAPFYTTYLNADASRRYGWFCGNCNSLDNAMDAMGRIVCNECDNKRKATRWDAAYL; encoded by the coding sequence ATGAACGTTCGCGAGGCGACGGCCGACGACAGCCAGCAAATCCGCTCGGTTGCACGGGACTCCGTAACCGACTCTTACAGCCACTTTTTGAACGAGAAAGCCATCGAGACGGCACTCGAGCAGTGGTACGGCGAAGATATCGACGAGCGACTCACCGACGAGAACGCGCTGTTTCTGGTCGTCGAAGACGACGACGAAATCGTTGCGTTCTCCCAGAGCGAACTCGTTGGCGACACCGAAGGTGTCGGTCGAATACTCTGGTTACACGTCGAACCCTCTCAGCGTGGCTCGGGTATTGGCACCCGCCTGCTCGTTCGAACCCGCAAGGGCTTACTCGAGGCAGGCTGTGACCAGATACAGGCGGCCGTCCTCGCCGGTAACGAGGTCGGAAGCGAGTTTTACGCCGGCCACGGGTTCACCCGCGCCGCTGAACGCGAGATCGACATCGGTGACGACACGCTGACCGAACACGTGTACGTCGAAAGCGAACGCGAGACGGGCGACGACTGGCGCGCCCTCGAGGAAGTCATGGAAAACGGCGACACGCTGTACGTCAGCTACGGTGAGCCCGTCCGTGGCTCCGTCGCCCCGTTTTACACGACGTACCTGAACGCCGACGCGAGTCGACGCTACGGCTGGTTCTGTGGAAACTGCAACTCCCTCGACAACGCGATGGATGCCATGGGCCGCATCGTCTGTAACGAGTGTGACAACAAACGAAAGGCGACGCGGTGGGATGCCGCCTACCTGTAA
- a CDS encoding succinylglutamate desuccinylase/aspartoacylase family protein → MSDETMSEPPDSDLGSDVFTYNGGRVDPGESANIRYGISETYLGDPVRIPVTVINGEYSGPTVFLSAAAHGDELNGIEVVREVAHDWDHSNLHGTLICLPVMNVPGFLAQERYLPIYDRDLNRSFPGREDSTSARRMAHQIYTNFIEPCDLGIDFHTSTRGRTNMLHVRADTSDEKVERLARAFSSNVIIAGEGPSGTLRGEATDAGIPTITVEMGEAHRFQRQLIDRALTGVASVLAEFGLHPHSSVHWPGWRVIIDDAGEKTWLRADAGGIVDMKHSSGDLVREGETICAITNPFKEEDDIVTVEAPFTGLLVGVLENPVVYPGNPLCHLVGLSDTILNALERELERQDPFLETLE, encoded by the coding sequence ATGAGCGACGAGACGATGAGCGAACCCCCCGATAGCGATCTCGGCTCTGACGTGTTCACGTATAACGGGGGTCGTGTCGACCCCGGCGAATCGGCCAACATCCGCTACGGTATCAGCGAAACCTATCTCGGCGACCCCGTCCGGATCCCGGTGACGGTGATCAACGGCGAATATTCCGGACCGACGGTGTTCCTGTCGGCTGCTGCTCACGGTGACGAACTCAACGGAATCGAGGTCGTCCGGGAGGTAGCACACGACTGGGACCACTCGAACCTCCACGGGACGTTGATCTGTCTGCCCGTGATGAACGTACCGGGCTTTCTCGCCCAGGAGCGCTACCTGCCGATTTACGACCGGGACCTGAACCGGTCGTTCCCGGGACGGGAGGACAGCACCAGCGCGAGACGGATGGCCCACCAGATCTATACGAACTTTATCGAACCCTGTGACCTTGGAATCGACTTTCACACCTCGACGCGCGGGCGAACGAATATGCTCCACGTTCGGGCCGATACCAGTGATGAAAAGGTCGAACGCCTGGCGCGCGCGTTCAGTTCGAACGTCATTATCGCTGGCGAAGGGCCCTCGGGCACGCTTCGGGGTGAAGCCACTGACGCGGGCATTCCGACGATTACCGTCGAGATGGGCGAAGCACACCGGTTTCAGCGACAACTCATCGACCGGGCACTGACCGGCGTTGCGAGCGTCCTCGCGGAGTTCGGCCTCCACCCCCACTCGTCGGTTCACTGGCCCGGGTGGCGCGTCATCATCGACGACGCTGGCGAAAAGACCTGGCTCAGGGCCGACGCCGGCGGTATCGTCGACATGAAACACTCGAGTGGCGACCTCGTCCGCGAGGGGGAGACGATCTGTGCGATCACCAATCCGTTCAAAGAGGAAGACGACATCGTGACGGTCGAAGCACCCTTTACGGGCCTCCTCGTGGGTGTTCTCGAGAATCCGGTGGTGTACCCCGGAAATCCGTTGTGTCACCTGGTCGGGCTCAGTGACACCATCCTGAACGCCCTCGAGCGCGAACTCGAACGGCAGGACCCGTTTCTGGAGACACTCGAGTAA
- a CDS encoding succinate dehydrogenase/fumarate reductase iron-sulfur subunit, which translates to MSTQQQQPEEPETQESPVEGEPETESAPEPQQRRLERKRLGQAQREQAEAEAEPEETKVHLKVFRYDPEVEAKQEPRFDDYYVPYERGMTVLDALIYARDEFDSSLTFRHSCRQAICGSDAFFVNGSQHLGCKTQLSELEQPVRIEPLPHQEVVKDLVVDMDHFYDQMHSVEPYMQQEDLPDGDLEEFRQSRENREKIKMSTRCIWCGACMSSCNIAAGDNQYLGPAAINKAYRFAMDEREDEEIKEHRLRIIEQEHGVWRCQTQFSCTEVCPKDIPLTEHIQELKREAVKKNLKFW; encoded by the coding sequence ATGAGTACACAGCAACAACAACCCGAAGAACCCGAAACGCAAGAATCGCCCGTCGAAGGGGAGCCAGAAACCGAATCGGCTCCCGAACCACAGCAGCGACGCCTCGAGCGAAAACGACTGGGACAGGCCCAGCGCGAGCAGGCGGAAGCCGAGGCCGAACCGGAAGAGACGAAGGTTCATCTCAAGGTGTTCCGGTACGATCCGGAGGTCGAGGCAAAACAGGAGCCACGATTCGACGATTACTACGTTCCGTACGAACGCGGAATGACCGTCCTCGACGCCCTGATCTACGCACGTGACGAGTTCGATTCCTCGCTAACGTTCCGACACTCCTGTCGACAGGCGATCTGTGGCTCGGACGCCTTCTTCGTCAACGGCTCACAGCATCTGGGCTGTAAGACCCAGCTCTCCGAACTCGAGCAACCGGTTCGTATCGAGCCCCTGCCACACCAGGAGGTCGTCAAGGACCTGGTCGTGGACATGGATCACTTCTACGACCAGATGCACAGCGTCGAACCTTACATGCAACAGGAAGACCTTCCCGATGGCGACCTCGAGGAGTTCCGCCAGTCACGGGAAAACCGCGAGAAAATCAAGATGTCGACGCGGTGTATCTGGTGCGGTGCGTGTATGTCCTCGTGTAACATCGCGGCGGGAGACAACCAGTATCTCGGGCCGGCAGCGATCAACAAGGCCTACCGGTTCGCGATGGACGAGCGCGAGGACGAAGAGATCAAAGAGCATCGGCTCCGTATTATCGAGCAGGAACACGGCGTCTGGCGGTGTCAGACCCAGTTCTCCTGTACGGAGGTCTGTCCGAAAGACATCCCACTCACCGAGCACATTCAGGAGCTCAAGCGTGAGGCAGTCAAGAAGAACCTGAAGTTCTGGTAA
- a CDS encoding succinate dehydrogenase, with translation MAERYSSFTPGGTAWLLQRVTAAFLVVVLAYHFFLLHFVNHAWEITFAGTAARMENIGYFVTMILFLITATFHGVNGVYNALVNQGLSGTPKKVVLGVLTIASLALIVQGIWVALVWRGMM, from the coding sequence ATGGCTGAACGCTACTCTTCGTTTACCCCCGGAGGCACCGCGTGGCTCCTCCAGCGGGTGACGGCCGCGTTCCTGGTCGTGGTACTGGCGTACCACTTCTTCCTCCTGCACTTCGTCAACCACGCCTGGGAGATCACGTTCGCCGGAACCGCAGCACGCATGGAGAATATCGGCTACTTCGTCACGATGATCCTGTTTTTGATCACTGCGACGTTCCACGGTGTCAACGGAGTCTACAACGCACTGGTCAATCAGGGACTCAGTGGCACGCCGAAAAAGGTCGTCCTCGGCGTGCTGACGATTGCGAGTCTCGCACTCATCGTCCAGGGCATCTGGGTCGCACTGGTCTGGAGAGGGATGATGTAA
- the sdhC gene encoding succinate dehydrogenase, cytochrome b556 subunit, giving the protein MSQSYNRGLIEDFGRWKEFSAGMWAWIFHKFTGWMLIGYLFTHIAVLSTAIAGEQAYTDTLQGLEALFVVRLLEVGLLAVAVFHILNGIRLLMVDLGIGLEAQDKTFYVSLIITAAITVASVPTFMTEVGF; this is encoded by the coding sequence ATGAGTCAGTCTTACAATCGTGGCCTTATCGAGGACTTCGGGCGATGGAAGGAGTTCTCGGCTGGGATGTGGGCATGGATCTTCCACAAGTTCACCGGGTGGATGTTGATCGGCTACCTGTTCACCCACATCGCAGTGTTGAGCACCGCCATCGCGGGCGAGCAAGCGTACACCGACACGTTGCAGGGGCTCGAAGCCCTGTTCGTCGTTCGGCTCCTGGAAGTCGGCCTGCTGGCAGTCGCCGTCTTCCACATCCTCAACGGGATTCGGCTTCTGATGGTCGATCTGGGTATCGGTCTCGAGGCACAGGATAAAACGTTCTACGTCTCGTTGATCATCACAGCCGCTATCACCGTTGCAAGCGTTCCGACGTTCATGACGGAGGTTGGATTCTAG
- a CDS encoding zinc-dependent metalloprotease, translated as MNLYRSVRAVAEASGDDAIDWQAAAEAAKASTDPGSLALEPGEQAAYARDVRDAREGVREAAGLEFDVPEVIEIQNRHHWMDANIETFERVMAPMEDQLGAFPGVARTVNTGTMTVLLAFLGRNVLGQYDPLLLAETPDDDHALYFVRPNILNAADVLEVDPDRFRRWIAFHEVTHAAEFGAAPWLSTHLEERMQSGIDALSEGAFDRDTFRELNATMTVVEGYAELLMDHAFDDEYEDLRRKLDARRQGRGPLQQLFRRLLGLGLKQRQYERGKAFFETVVEHRDLEFASQVWDGPESLPTDDELETPGLWIRRLER; from the coding sequence GTGAATCTCTATCGTAGCGTCCGTGCGGTCGCCGAGGCCTCCGGTGACGACGCCATCGACTGGCAGGCCGCCGCCGAGGCAGCCAAAGCTTCGACTGACCCCGGCTCACTTGCACTCGAGCCGGGCGAGCAGGCCGCCTACGCTCGAGACGTTCGTGACGCACGCGAAGGGGTGCGCGAGGCAGCAGGCCTCGAGTTCGACGTCCCCGAGGTGATCGAAATCCAGAACCGACATCACTGGATGGACGCCAACATCGAAACGTTCGAGCGAGTGATGGCCCCGATGGAAGACCAACTCGGCGCGTTCCCCGGCGTGGCTCGAACGGTCAACACCGGGACGATGACCGTATTGCTCGCCTTCCTCGGCCGGAACGTTCTCGGTCAGTACGATCCGCTGTTGCTCGCGGAGACCCCCGACGACGACCACGCCCTCTACTTCGTCCGGCCGAACATTCTCAACGCCGCAGACGTCCTCGAGGTCGATCCCGACCGATTCCGTCGCTGGATCGCCTTCCACGAGGTGACACACGCCGCGGAGTTCGGCGCGGCACCGTGGCTGTCGACGCATCTCGAAGAACGTATGCAATCGGGTATCGACGCCCTTTCGGAGGGCGCGTTCGACCGCGATACGTTCCGCGAACTCAACGCCACGATGACCGTGGTCGAAGGGTACGCCGAACTTCTGATGGATCACGCCTTCGACGACGAGTACGAGGACCTGCGACGCAAACTCGACGCCAGGCGACAGGGGCGCGGCCCGCTCCAGCAGCTGTTCAGGCGGCTCCTCGGCCTTGGACTGAAACAGCGCCAGTACGAACGTGGAAAAGCCTTCTTCGAGACGGTCGTCGAGCACCGCGACCTCGAGTTCGCGAGCCAGGTCTGGGACGGGCCAGAATCGTTGCCAACCGACGACGAACTCGAGACGCCGGGCCTGTGGATTCGTCGCCTCGAGAGATAG
- a CDS encoding histidine kinase N-terminal 7TM domain-containing protein — protein MGWNVTYHLVPLAVGIVTTVLVMGVVWKHRHKNEATILFLLFGGILGWASAAAVQIASTDPVLIRFVDRFLMGFVSIVAVSWCAFAISYTERTEWISPVPVALALGVPVLTQLVVWTNTAHELMWPAGTRVTDVNGLVLPATETGIWFTWVHVPHSYGLLSIGAVLVARSAIRTWHVYRGQAIALLVGMLVPLVANGAFLLEITRIDYTPFAFTISALSIAWALFRYEFLSLLPVARETVVEEMRDGVIVLDRDDRIVDYNRAAASVLSEPSTRKSAIGMPATAVLPFELVSIVSEGGQGTGNGTTPSSDRSTVSETLAENGGSRFSSAQGLRSIGLQASDMEDVPDDDSSHRRQFEHTIGDETVIYRLDAVPISNHDGDNTGRILVLQDITALKEREAALRSLSEELELLNRIVRHDIQNDMNVVAGYADLLEEHLETARMDGDIDSTYQEYLEPIQYNTTHTIELTEQIGTLLEAITATEGLDGAPGDHGEPNTLQLEPIELGPMIERELEKARTAFNQATFTTTYRESIEGIAVYGTPMLSSVFSNILSNAVRHADNAQPLVHLETDVGASSVTIRIADDGPGISDDKKDAVFGRGERGLDSPGSGIGLYLVHRLTTAFGGSVHIEDNEPRGAVFVVTLERAL, from the coding sequence ATGGGCTGGAACGTTACCTACCACCTCGTTCCGCTCGCCGTCGGCATCGTGACGACCGTGTTGGTGATGGGTGTCGTCTGGAAGCACCGTCACAAAAACGAGGCGACGATCCTGTTTCTCCTGTTTGGCGGCATTCTCGGCTGGGCATCGGCAGCGGCGGTACAGATTGCGAGCACTGATCCTGTCCTCATCCGATTCGTCGATCGGTTTTTGATGGGATTCGTTTCAATCGTTGCCGTCTCGTGGTGTGCGTTTGCGATCAGTTACACAGAAAGGACCGAGTGGATCAGTCCGGTGCCCGTTGCCCTGGCACTCGGTGTTCCTGTCCTCACACAGCTCGTCGTCTGGACGAATACCGCTCACGAACTGATGTGGCCTGCTGGCACGCGAGTAACCGACGTAAACGGCCTCGTCCTCCCTGCGACGGAAACTGGCATCTGGTTCACTTGGGTACACGTTCCACACTCCTATGGCCTGTTATCTATCGGAGCCGTTCTCGTCGCCCGGTCAGCCATTCGAACCTGGCACGTGTATCGAGGCCAGGCGATTGCACTGCTGGTCGGAATGCTCGTTCCCCTCGTAGCAAACGGCGCATTTTTGCTCGAGATTACTCGGATCGACTACACCCCGTTTGCGTTTACGATCAGTGCCCTCAGTATCGCCTGGGCGTTGTTTCGGTACGAATTTCTCAGCTTACTCCCGGTTGCGAGAGAGACCGTCGTCGAAGAGATGCGAGATGGTGTGATCGTCCTCGATCGAGACGACCGGATCGTCGATTACAACCGGGCGGCCGCTTCGGTCCTCTCAGAACCGTCGACGAGGAAATCAGCCATTGGGATGCCGGCCACTGCCGTGCTCCCGTTCGAACTGGTTTCGATAGTTTCCGAAGGTGGGCAGGGAACAGGTAACGGCACGACCCCCTCATCAGACCGTTCAACCGTGAGTGAGACACTGGCTGAAAACGGTGGATCTCGGTTCTCGTCAGCACAGGGTCTCCGATCGATTGGCCTGCAGGCATCCGATATGGAGGATGTTCCCGACGACGATTCATCTCACCGTCGACAGTTTGAACATACCATTGGTGATGAGACCGTTATCTATCGTCTCGACGCCGTCCCGATTTCGAACCACGATGGCGACAACACCGGCCGCATTCTCGTCTTGCAGGACATTACTGCGCTCAAAGAACGAGAAGCGGCCCTCCGGTCGTTGAGCGAGGAACTCGAGTTACTCAACCGGATCGTTCGCCACGATATTCAAAACGACATGAACGTTGTAGCTGGCTACGCGGACTTGCTCGAAGAGCATCTCGAGACGGCACGCATGGATGGCGATATCGATTCGACGTACCAGGAGTATCTCGAACCGATTCAGTACAATACGACCCATACGATCGAGCTCACCGAACAGATCGGGACCCTACTCGAGGCAATTACGGCAACCGAGGGACTAGATGGTGCACCCGGCGATCACGGCGAGCCAAACACCCTTCAGCTCGAGCCTATTGAACTCGGCCCGATGATCGAGCGCGAACTCGAGAAAGCGCGCACGGCGTTCAATCAGGCGACGTTCACAACAACGTATCGTGAATCGATCGAGGGAATCGCCGTGTATGGAACGCCGATGCTGTCTTCGGTGTTTTCGAACATCCTCTCGAATGCTGTTCGACACGCAGACAACGCACAGCCGCTGGTCCATCTCGAGACGGACGTTGGAGCGTCGTCGGTGACGATTCGAATTGCCGATGATGGGCCCGGCATCTCCGACGATAAAAAGGACGCTGTCTTCGGCCGGGGGGAACGCGGTCTCGACAGCCCCGGTAGCGGTATCGGTCTGTACCTCGTCCATCGGCTGACGACAGCGTTCGGTGGCTCGGTTCACATCGAGGACAACGAGCCTCGAGGGGCGGTGTTCGTCGTGACGCTCGAGCGCGCTTTATAA
- a CDS encoding FAD-binding protein, which yields MYEHDVIVVGAGGAGLRAAIAAHEAGADVAMVTKLHPVRSHTGAAEGGINAALREGDDWELHAYDTMKGSDYLGDAPAIETLAKDAPEDTITLEHWGMPFSREDDGTVSQRPFGGLSFPRTTYAGAETGHHLLHVLYEQVVKRGIQVYDEWFVMNLAVTDEPDPNDRTCHGVVAYDVQSGKVEGFKANNGVIIATGGPGQAFDHTTNAVSCTGDGQAMAYRAGVPLEDMEFVQFHPTTLPSTGVLISEGVRGEGGILYNEDGERFMFEHGYANNAGELASRDVVSRAELTEVNEGRGVNDEYVHLDMRHLGSERILDRLENILHLAEDFEGVDGLIEPMPVKPGQHYEMGGIETDENGKTCVDGLYAAGECACVSVHGANRLGGNALPELVVFGKRAGYHAAGKDLGEAEIETGYTDDVEDETEADLPITPGEAGIEPVSASESVATDGSGQVAGGDALLEQAVEAERERVDRLMEKESGTKHADIRSKLQDAMTRDVNVFREEEGLKRALKEIQECRELYQDVYVEDPSRTFNTDLQMTYETRNLIDVAETITLGALVRNEFRGAHWRLENQIRDDENWLKHTLISWNGGKPSIWYRPVILEGEDKTYEPKVRSY from the coding sequence ATGTACGAACACGACGTCATCGTGGTCGGCGCCGGCGGCGCTGGCCTCAGAGCGGCAATCGCAGCACACGAAGCGGGAGCGGACGTGGCAATGGTCACGAAACTCCACCCGGTCCGCAGTCACACGGGCGCGGCGGAAGGAGGCATCAACGCCGCCCTCCGCGAGGGTGACGACTGGGAACTCCACGCCTACGACACGATGAAGGGCTCGGACTATCTGGGTGACGCCCCGGCCATCGAAACCCTGGCCAAGGACGCCCCGGAGGATACGATCACCCTCGAACACTGGGGGATGCCCTTCTCTCGTGAGGACGACGGGACGGTCTCACAGCGACCGTTCGGCGGCCTCTCGTTCCCGCGAACCACGTACGCGGGGGCCGAAACCGGCCATCACCTGCTACACGTCCTGTACGAACAGGTCGTCAAACGTGGTATTCAGGTGTACGACGAGTGGTTCGTGATGAACCTCGCGGTGACCGACGAACCCGACCCGAACGACCGAACCTGTCACGGCGTCGTCGCCTACGACGTGCAGTCGGGCAAGGTCGAGGGCTTCAAAGCGAACAACGGCGTCATCATCGCGACCGGTGGCCCTGGACAGGCCTTCGATCACACCACCAACGCGGTCTCCTGTACCGGCGATGGTCAGGCGATGGCTTACCGCGCGGGTGTCCCGCTCGAGGACATGGAGTTCGTACAGTTCCACCCGACGACCTTGCCGAGCACGGGCGTCCTCATCTCCGAGGGTGTCCGTGGAGAGGGTGGCATTCTCTACAACGAGGACGGCGAGCGATTCATGTTCGAACACGGCTACGCCAACAACGCGGGCGAACTCGCCAGCCGTGACGTCGTCTCGCGCGCCGAGTTGACCGAGGTCAACGAGGGCCGCGGTGTCAACGACGAGTACGTCCACCTCGACATGCGACATCTCGGTTCCGAGCGGATTCTCGACCGCCTCGAGAACATACTCCACCTCGCCGAGGACTTCGAGGGCGTCGACGGGCTGATCGAACCGATGCCCGTCAAACCCGGCCAGCACTACGAGATGGGCGGCATCGAAACCGACGAAAACGGTAAGACGTGTGTGGATGGCCTCTACGCCGCCGGCGAGTGTGCGTGTGTCTCCGTCCACGGCGCAAACCGCCTCGGCGGAAACGCCCTCCCCGAGCTCGTCGTCTTCGGCAAGCGTGCGGGCTATCACGCTGCCGGAAAAGACCTCGGCGAGGCCGAAATCGAGACCGGCTACACAGACGACGTCGAAGACGAAACCGAGGCTGACTTGCCGATCACGCCGGGTGAAGCCGGCATCGAGCCAGTCTCGGCCAGTGAAAGCGTCGCCACCGACGGCTCCGGCCAGGTCGCCGGCGGGGACGCCTTGCTCGAGCAGGCCGTCGAGGCAGAGCGCGAGCGCGTCGACCGGTTGATGGAGAAAGAAAGCGGCACCAAACACGCCGACATCCGCTCGAAACTTCAGGATGCGATGACTCGCGACGTGAACGTCTTCCGCGAGGAAGAAGGTCTCAAACGCGCGCTCAAGGAAATTCAGGAGTGCCGAGAACTGTATCAAGATGTCTACGTCGAGGACCCATCCCGAACGTTCAACACGGACCTCCAGATGACCTACGAGACGCGCAACCTGATCGACGTCGCCGAGACCATCACACTCGGTGCGCTCGTCCGAAACGAGTTCCGCGGCGCGCACTGGCGTCTCGAGAACCAGATCCGTGACGACGAAAACTGGCTCAAACACACGCTCATCTCCTGGAACGGCGGCAAGCCGTCGATCTGGTACCGGCCCGTCATCCTCGAGGGCGAGGACAAAACCTACGAGCCGAAAGTCCGGAGTTACTAA